From the genome of Gopherus evgoodei ecotype Sinaloan lineage chromosome 5, rGopEvg1_v1.p, whole genome shotgun sequence, one region includes:
- the SPATA4 gene encoding spermatogenesis-associated protein 4 isoform X1, which translates to MSYSHPPRRTGLPRAVLRWLQSLDLSFFPRNFRRDFSNGYLIAEIFSWYYPGDIHSHSYENGASLATKLSNWSQLAQFFSKRNLKPVQELIDGTIHCKPGAAEMLVQDIYSMLTNGRIKNIQDEVDFTDHYYQEQLPMVARSTASKAIKNNIKLTEIMMEPNINKNRQKVNAIINMHMQRRLVEREENPKRFNIKPSLAERAVRHPVAVGPSGSAINIQREKLSFISNLGLPEIRGKTGVQFKEIQVKQADRGSFTVDV; encoded by the exons ATGTCGTACTCGCACCCTCCCAGGCGCACGGGGCTGCCCCGCGCCGTGCTGAGGTGGCTGCAGAGCCTGGACctgagcttcttccccaggaactTCCGACG GGACTTCTCCAACGGCTACCTCATCGCTGAGATCTTCTCCTGGTACTACCCCGGGGACATCCACAGCCACAGCTACGAGAACGGCGCCTCGCTGGCCACCAAGCTCAGCAACTGGTCCCAGCTCGCCCAG tttttttccaaaagaaactTGAAGCCTGTCCAGGAACTAATAGATGGGACAATTCACTGTAAACCGGGAGCAGCAGAAATGTTGGTACAAGACATCTACTCAATGCTGACAAATGGACG AATTAAAAATATTCAGGATGAAGTTGACTTTACAGACCACTATTATCAGGAGCAGTTACCAATGGTCGCCAGGTCAACAGCTTCAAAGGCTATCAAGAATAACATTAAGCTAACAGAAATAATGATGGAGCCCAACATTAACAAAAATAGACAAAAGGTTAATGCCATCATCAATATGCATATGCAACGGAGACTGGTAGAGAGGGAAGAGAACCCAA AGCGGTTTAACATTAAACCAAGCTTGGCAGAACGTGCAGTTCGTCATCCGGTTGCTGTAGGTCCCTCTGGGAGTGCGATTAACAtccagagagagaaactttctTTTATATCAA ACCTAGGGCTCCCAGAAATCAGAGGCAAAACTGGTGTTCAGTTTAAAGAAATCCAGGTGAAACAAGCTGACAGAGGCTCTTTTACTGTGGATGTATAA
- the SPATA4 gene encoding spermatogenesis-associated protein 4 isoform X2, translated as MSYSHPPRRTGLPRAVLRWLQSLDLSFFPRNFRRDFSNGYLIAEIFSWYYPGDIHSHSYENGASLATKLSNWSQLAQFFSKRNLKPVQELIDGTIHCKPGAAEMLVQDIYSMLTNGRIKNIQDEVDFTDHYYQEQLPMVARSTASKAIKNNIKLTEIMMEPNINKNRQKVNAIINMHMQRRLVEREENPNLGLPEIRGKTGVQFKEIQVKQADRGSFTVDV; from the exons ATGTCGTACTCGCACCCTCCCAGGCGCACGGGGCTGCCCCGCGCCGTGCTGAGGTGGCTGCAGAGCCTGGACctgagcttcttccccaggaactTCCGACG GGACTTCTCCAACGGCTACCTCATCGCTGAGATCTTCTCCTGGTACTACCCCGGGGACATCCACAGCCACAGCTACGAGAACGGCGCCTCGCTGGCCACCAAGCTCAGCAACTGGTCCCAGCTCGCCCAG tttttttccaaaagaaactTGAAGCCTGTCCAGGAACTAATAGATGGGACAATTCACTGTAAACCGGGAGCAGCAGAAATGTTGGTACAAGACATCTACTCAATGCTGACAAATGGACG AATTAAAAATATTCAGGATGAAGTTGACTTTACAGACCACTATTATCAGGAGCAGTTACCAATGGTCGCCAGGTCAACAGCTTCAAAGGCTATCAAGAATAACATTAAGCTAACAGAAATAATGATGGAGCCCAACATTAACAAAAATAGACAAAAGGTTAATGCCATCATCAATATGCATATGCAACGGAGACTGGTAGAGAGGGAAGAGAACCCAA ACCTAGGGCTCCCAGAAATCAGAGGCAAAACTGGTGTTCAGTTTAAAGAAATCCAGGTGAAACAAGCTGACAGAGGCTCTTTTACTGTGGATGTATAA